Proteins from one Caldisericota bacterium genomic window:
- the gltX gene encoding glutamate--tRNA ligase yields the protein MNKQNKQIRVRYAPSPTGHIHIGNARSALFNYLFARHNNGVLVMRLDDTDRKRSTDEAIKTMLNDIQWLGIDWDEGYLKGGDYGPYRQTERMDLYNHYIDILLSEEKAYELYYTEEEIHHIRDSYEKEGKKFSYRELKQKETEQLRNAFKNKNLKPAIVFKVEKDEEIIVNDLVRGNVTFNSNEFKDFVIRRENGIPVYNYATVIDDALMKITHIIRAEEHLSNTPKQLFIFNALNFPPPQFAHISLILAPDRTKLSKRHGATSVGQYREMGFLPEALFNYLALLGWSSKDDREFFTKEELINLFTLESVNKAPAIFDIDKLKWMNHHY from the coding sequence ATGAATAAACAAAATAAACAAATACGTGTTCGTTATGCCCCAAGCCCTACGGGCCATATACATATAGGCAATGCAAGATCGGCTCTATTCAATTATCTATTCGCACGACACAATAACGGTGTATTAGTTATGAGATTAGACGATACAGATAGAAAACGTTCAACCGATGAAGCAATAAAAACTATGCTTAATGATATCCAGTGGCTTGGCATAGACTGGGATGAAGGATATCTCAAGGGAGGAGACTATGGTCCCTACAGGCAAACTGAAAGAATGGATCTCTACAACCATTACATCGATATCCTTCTTAGCGAAGAAAAAGCATATGAGCTGTACTACACAGAAGAAGAAATACACCACATAAGAGACAGTTATGAAAAAGAAGGTAAAAAGTTCAGCTATAGAGAGTTAAAACAAAAAGAAACAGAACAGCTAAGAAATGCTTTTAAAAACAAAAACCTTAAACCCGCAATAGTTTTTAAAGTAGAAAAAGATGAAGAGATAATAGTCAATGATTTGGTACGTGGCAATGTAACCTTTAACTCCAATGAGTTTAAAGACTTTGTCATACGAAGAGAGAACGGCATCCCCGTATATAACTACGCTACGGTTATTGATGACGCTCTAATGAAAATCACTCACATTATAAGAGCCGAAGAACATCTCTCTAATACCCCCAAACAACTATTCATCTTTAATGCACTGAATTTTCCTCCGCCTCAATTTGCTCATATCTCCCTTATATTAGCACCCGATAGAACAAAACTCAGCAAAAGGCACGGTGCTACTTCAGTAGGTCAGTACAGAGAGATGGGCTTCCTTCCCGAAGCTCTCTTTAACTACCTTGCTCTTCTCGGATGGTCTTCTAAAGACGACAGAGAGTTCTTTACAAAAGAAGAACTCATCAACCTATTTACTCTTGAAAGTGTTAACAAAGCACCTGCTATATTTGATATTGATAAACTCAAATGGATGAACCATCATTATAT